A window from Flavobacterium sp. 83 encodes these proteins:
- the hisB gene encoding bifunctional histidinol-phosphatase/imidazoleglycerol-phosphate dehydratase HisB — protein sequence MKKILFIDRDGTMVLEPNDYQLDSFEKLEFYPKAFQFLGKIALELDFELVMVTNQDGLGTDSHPEANFWPVHNLVMKAFENEGVVFKEVLIDKTFPHENAPTRKPATGLLTQYIDNPEYDLANSFVIGDRITDVELAKNLGSKAIFISTDEELGSDEISSKRHELDSVIALQTTDWKVIYEFLKLEERSASIERKTNETDIYINLNLDGTGKSKIETGIAFFDHMLDQIARHGQMDLEVLVKGDLEVDEHHTIEDTAIALGEVFAKALGNKLGIERYGFCLPMDDCLAQVAIDFGGRNWLVWETEFKREMVGKMPTEMFYHFFKSFSDGAKANINIKAEGTNEHHKIEAIFKAFAKAIKVAVKRDTEKMILPSTKGIL from the coding sequence ATGAAAAAAATACTTTTTATAGATCGTGACGGAACAATGGTTTTGGAACCAAATGATTATCAATTAGACAGTTTTGAAAAATTAGAATTTTATCCTAAAGCATTTCAATTTCTTGGAAAAATTGCTTTAGAATTAGATTTTGAATTGGTAATGGTGACCAATCAAGATGGTTTGGGAACTGATTCTCATCCAGAAGCCAATTTTTGGCCAGTGCATAATTTGGTTATGAAAGCTTTTGAAAATGAAGGCGTTGTTTTCAAAGAAGTATTAATTGACAAAACATTTCCGCACGAAAATGCACCAACTCGCAAACCTGCAACGGGTTTGTTGACACAATATATTGATAATCCGGAGTATGATTTAGCAAATTCATTCGTAATTGGAGACAGAATAACTGATGTAGAATTAGCAAAAAACTTGGGTTCAAAAGCAATTTTTATTAGCACTGATGAAGAGTTGGGAAGTGATGAAATATCGTCTAAAAGACACGAATTGGATTCGGTTATTGCTTTACAAACTACAGATTGGAAAGTAATTTATGAGTTTTTGAAATTAGAAGAACGTTCTGCTTCAATTGAAAGAAAAACAAACGAAACGGATATTTACATCAACTTGAACCTAGACGGAACCGGAAAAAGTAAAATCGAAACAGGAATTGCTTTTTTCGACCATATGCTGGACCAAATCGCGCGTCATGGACAAATGGACTTAGAAGTTCTTGTAAAAGGAGATTTAGAAGTAGATGAACACCACACCATTGAAGATACGGCGATTGCACTTGGTGAAGTATTTGCAAAAGCATTAGGAAACAAATTAGGAATAGAACGTTACGGTTTTTGTTTGCCAATGGATGACTGTTTAGCGCAAGTGGCTATTGATTTTGGAGGTAGAAACTGGCTGGTTTGGGAAACTGAATTCAAACGTGAAATGGTAGGTAAAATGCCAACAGAGATGTTTTATCATTTCTTTAAATCATTCTCGGATGGGGCAAAAGCAAACATTAATATCAAAGCAGAAGGAACTAACGAACATCACAAAATTGAAGCCATTTTTAAAGCTTTTGCAAAAGCAATAAAAGTTGCTGTAAAGCGTGATACCGAGAAAATGATTTTGCCAAGTACGAAGGGAATACTTTAA
- the hisH gene encoding imidazole glycerol phosphate synthase subunit HisH — protein MKIVIINYGAGNIQSIMFAIERLGFKSVLSNNPDEIKAADKVIFPGVGEASSAMKMLLESGLDTLIPTLKQPVLGICLGMQLMCNKSEEGNTKGLGIFDVDVIKFTPKVKVPQMGWNQIYNLKSPLFTGINENEYMYLVHSFYAPSCPEAIATTDYEVEYASALQKDNFYGTQFHPEKSGDIGEQILANFLNL, from the coding sequence ATGAAAATAGTAATCATAAATTACGGAGCAGGAAACATTCAAAGCATCATGTTTGCCATCGAGAGATTGGGATTCAAATCAGTTTTGAGTAATAATCCAGACGAAATAAAGGCTGCCGATAAAGTTATTTTCCCGGGTGTTGGTGAGGCCAGTTCAGCAATGAAAATGCTTTTAGAAAGTGGATTAGATACTTTGATTCCAACCTTAAAACAACCAGTTTTAGGAATATGTCTGGGCATGCAATTGATGTGCAACAAATCGGAGGAGGGTAATACTAAAGGATTGGGGATTTTTGATGTTGATGTGATTAAATTCACGCCAAAAGTGAAAGTGCCACAAATGGGTTGGAACCAAATTTATAATTTGAAATCGCCATTATTTACTGGAATTAATGAAAATGAATACATGTATTTAGTACATAGTTTTTATGCTCCAAGTTGTCCCGAAGCTATTGCTACAACGGATTATGAAGTTGAATATGCCTCAGCGTTACAAAAGGATAATTTTTATGGAACTCAATTTCACCCAGAGAAAAGTGGCGATATTGGGGAACAAATTTTGGCTAATTTTTTAAACCTTTAA
- the hisA gene encoding 1-(5-phosphoribosyl)-5-[(5-phosphoribosylamino)methylideneamino]imidazole-4-carboxamide isomerase has translation MRIIPAIDIIEGKCVRLSKGDYNTKIIYNENPLEVAKSFEAHGIEYLHLVDLDGAKSSQIVNYKILEQIATQTKLKIDFGGGLKSDSDLKIAFESGANQITGGSIAVKNRELFEKWIAEYGSDKIILGADANNEKVAVSGWLEDSNEDLIPFIQDYQNKRIQYVICTDIAKDGMLEGPSFDLYKKIIDQCTVTSSGVEKLAEANGIKLIASGGISTFDELPKLAELGCEGTIIGKAIYEGRISLKQLENYILSLNY, from the coding sequence ATGAGAATAATACCTGCAATAGATATCATAGAAGGAAAATGTGTTCGCTTATCAAAAGGTGATTACAATACCAAAATTATATACAATGAAAATCCGCTTGAAGTAGCGAAATCATTTGAAGCACATGGAATTGAGTACTTACATTTAGTTGATTTAGACGGTGCAAAGTCAAGTCAAATTGTGAATTATAAGATCTTGGAGCAAATAGCTACACAAACCAAATTGAAAATTGATTTTGGTGGAGGATTAAAATCTGATTCTGATTTAAAAATTGCTTTCGAAAGTGGTGCGAATCAAATTACCGGCGGAAGTATTGCCGTTAAAAACAGAGAACTATTCGAAAAATGGATTGCTGAGTATGGTTCTGATAAAATCATTTTGGGCGCAGATGCTAACAATGAAAAAGTAGCGGTTTCCGGTTGGTTAGAAGATTCAAATGAAGATTTGATTCCGTTTATTCAAGACTACCAAAATAAAAGAATTCAGTATGTAATTTGTACCGATATTGCCAAAGACGGTATGCTTGAAGGACCGTCATTTGATTTATATAAAAAAATTATTGATCAATGCACTGTCACTTCGAGCGGAGTCGAGAAGTTGGCGGAAGCCAACGGTATAAAATTAATTGCTTCCGGAGGAATTTCTACTTTTGATGAATTACCTAAATTAGCAGAATTAGGTTGTGAAGGAACAATTATCGGAAAAGCCATTTACGAAGGACGAATTTCATTGAAACAATTGGAAAATTATATTTTAAGTCTAAATTATTAA
- a CDS encoding four helix bundle protein, giving the protein MSEDVIKIKSFCFAIRIVNLYKTLNTRSEYVMSKQILRSGTSVGANIREAKNAESKADFIHKMGISQKEADETLYWLELLQATNYISNEEFLSLNNDGVEVLKLIKSIIITSKNNIKKT; this is encoded by the coding sequence ATGAGTGAAGACGTAATAAAAATAAAAAGCTTTTGTTTTGCCATTAGAATTGTTAATTTATATAAAACTTTAAATACTAGGAGTGAATATGTAATGAGTAAACAAATTTTACGTTCTGGAACTTCTGTAGGTGCAAATATTAGAGAGGCCAAAAATGCAGAAAGTAAAGCTGATTTTATTCATAAAATGGGTATTTCTCAAAAAGAAGCTGATGAAACACTATATTGGCTTGAACTTTTACAAGCAACAAATTATATTTCAAATGAAGAATTTTTAAGTTTAAATAACGATGGTGTAGAAGTTTTAAAATTAATAAAAAGCATAATTATTACTTCTAAAAACAATATCAAAAAAACTTAA
- the hisF gene encoding imidazole glycerol phosphate synthase subunit HisF → MLTKRIIPCLDIKNGRTVKGVNFVDLRDAGDPVELAKIYSDEGADELVFLDISATEERRKTLVDLVRKVASTINIPFTVGGGISSVEDVEILLQNGADKVSINSSAVKNPQLINDLAQKFGSQCVVVAIDAKQIDGQWIVHLVGGKVPTELNLFDWAKEVEQRGAGEILFTSMDNDGTKNGFANEALATLSELVNIPIIASGGAGNIQHFVDTFLEGKADAALAASVFHFKEIEIKTLKTALKNNNIEVRI, encoded by the coding sequence ATGTTAACAAAAAGAATTATTCCCTGTCTCGATATAAAAAACGGAAGAACGGTAAAAGGTGTTAATTTTGTAGACTTGCGTGATGCTGGAGATCCGGTAGAATTAGCAAAAATATATTCGGATGAAGGTGCGGACGAATTAGTTTTTCTGGATATTTCGGCAACGGAAGAAAGAAGAAAAACCCTAGTTGATTTGGTTCGCAAAGTGGCTTCGACGATTAATATTCCGTTTACTGTTGGTGGTGGAATTTCATCTGTAGAAGATGTTGAAATTTTATTGCAAAACGGTGCAGATAAAGTTTCCATTAATTCATCGGCAGTGAAAAACCCACAGTTGATTAATGATTTAGCACAAAAATTTGGAAGCCAATGTGTAGTAGTTGCGATTGATGCCAAACAAATTGATGGGCAATGGATTGTTCATTTAGTGGGCGGAAAAGTGCCTACCGAATTGAATTTATTTGATTGGGCCAAAGAAGTGGAGCAAAGAGGCGCAGGTGAAATCCTGTTTACTTCCATGGATAATGACGGAACTAAAAACGGTTTTGCCAATGAAGCTTTGGCAACACTTTCGGAATTAGTTAATATACCTATTATTGCTTCAGGTGGCGCAGGAAACATACAACATTTTGTAGATACTTTTCTGGAAGGAAAAGCTGATGCAGCATTGGCGGCAAGTGTCTTTCATTTTAAAGAAATTGAAATCAAAACATTAAAAACAGCTCTTAAAAACAACAATATCGAAGTACGAATTTAA
- the hisIE gene encoding bifunctional phosphoribosyl-AMP cyclohydrolase/phosphoribosyl-ATP diphosphatase HisIE codes for MNIDFSKNTDGLIPAIIQDSETKTVLMLGFMNAEAYQKTIDTKKVTFYSRTKQRLWTKGEESGNFLNLIDIKNDCDNDTLLIQVKPEGPTCHKGTDTCWADENKVDYGFISNLEDTIQLRRKNADSEKSYVASLFKLGMNKIAQKVGEEAIEVVIEAKDDNDDLFLSESADLLFHYLILLQAKGFKLNDVVEVLKSRQK; via the coding sequence ATGAATATAGATTTCTCAAAAAATACAGACGGATTAATTCCTGCAATAATTCAAGATAGCGAAACCAAAACAGTTTTGATGTTGGGTTTTATGAATGCCGAAGCATATCAAAAAACGATTGACACTAAAAAAGTAACATTTTATAGTCGTACGAAACAAAGACTTTGGACAAAAGGGGAGGAAAGTGGCAATTTTCTGAATCTGATTGACATTAAAAACGACTGTGATAATGATACGTTACTGATTCAGGTAAAACCGGAAGGACCAACATGTCACAAAGGAACTGATACGTGTTGGGCAGACGAAAACAAAGTAGATTATGGTTTTATTTCGAATTTAGAAGATACAATTCAACTTCGAAGAAAAAATGCGGATTCTGAAAAGAGCTATGTTGCTTCTTTATTCAAATTAGGAATGAACAAAATCGCCCAGAAAGTAGGCGAAGAAGCGATAGAAGTGGTTATTGAAGCCAAAGATGATAATGATGATTTGTTTTTGAGTGAAAGTGCTGATTTGCTTTTTCATTATCTTATATTATTACAAGCCAAAGGATTTAAACTAAATGATGTTGTGGAAGTCTTAAAAAGTCGCCAAAAGTAA
- a CDS encoding alpha/beta hydrolase yields MNSDNTTFTEEISNPILNTGLYIILTTDEDDARPVYISGNFNNWYTQSKEFMMEKMGVGLYHYKFPVDFNYPVELLYKFTKGDWSEVEIDSFGNRTENRSTSNHTGIQKEHVARWRKNWLPFKQSFLPQVQLISDEFEIPQLNKTRKIWALLPHDYDHSSESYPVMYLQDAQNLFNEEAEFGNWEIDKKLAVMSEYKIGKIIIIAIEHAEEDRLKEYNVGKTVLGKGQGKKYIRFVTDTLKPYVDSNFRTKKEREFTGIGGSSMGGLISIFSGLRNPEVYGKLMIFSPSLWVVPDLKINSKKANLADTKIYLYAGGDESSTMIDHIKKFQEDLITSKFVKDKSKINLSINRQGKHSETYWSDEFPKAIEWLFFNTK; encoded by the coding sequence ATGAATTCAGATAATACCACATTTACCGAAGAAATAAGTAATCCGATTTTGAATACCGGGCTCTATATAATACTTACAACTGATGAAGATGATGCGCGACCAGTTTATATTTCAGGTAATTTCAATAATTGGTATACTCAGTCAAAAGAATTTATGATGGAGAAAATGGGTGTTGGTTTGTATCATTATAAATTTCCAGTTGATTTTAATTATCCAGTTGAGCTTTTGTATAAATTTACAAAAGGAGACTGGAGTGAAGTAGAAATTGACAGTTTTGGTAATCGTACGGAAAACAGATCCACTTCTAATCATACAGGTATTCAAAAAGAACATGTAGCCAGATGGAGAAAAAACTGGTTGCCTTTTAAGCAATCTTTTTTACCACAAGTCCAATTAATATCGGATGAATTTGAAATTCCGCAACTCAATAAAACGAGAAAAATATGGGCTTTATTACCTCATGATTACGATCACTCAAGTGAAAGTTATCCAGTTATGTATTTGCAGGATGCACAAAATTTATTCAATGAAGAAGCCGAATTTGGCAATTGGGAAATTGATAAAAAACTCGCAGTTATGTCTGAATATAAAATTGGAAAAATTATAATAATTGCTATAGAACATGCCGAAGAAGATCGGTTAAAAGAATACAATGTAGGAAAAACAGTTTTAGGAAAAGGACAAGGTAAAAAATACATTCGATTTGTAACTGATACGCTAAAACCATATGTAGATAGTAATTTTCGAACAAAAAAAGAACGAGAATTTACTGGAATAGGAGGAAGCTCGATGGGCGGATTAATCAGTATTTTTAGTGGATTGCGTAACCCTGAAGTTTATGGGAAATTAATGATTTTTTCGCCATCACTTTGGGTTGTTCCTGACCTTAAAATCAATTCTAAAAAAGCCAATTTAGCAGATACAAAAATTTATTTATATGCAGGCGGAGATGAAAGTTCTACGATGATTGATCATATAAAAAAGTTTCAAGAAGATTTGATTACGAGCAAATTTGTAAAAGATAAATCGAAAATTAATTTAAGTATTAATAGGCAAGGGAAACACAGCGAAACCTATTGGAGTGATGAATTTCCAAAAGCAATAGAATGGTTGTTTTTTAATACAAAATAA
- a CDS encoding M17 family metallopeptidase — protein MKTNTVVNLDNFSGTILIPVFETYSKSIIPIAFNGLEIASKVFFGKKDTYYLAEKNDNTYIFIGLGKTIDYKSLKTVFRRISSKQKDNFSSNIALVIPEQITQDQAEAMISGMLLGTYNLGHFKTEKTEHPFLNPDFTLNLVSEKDYLATAKKGIKIAKAQLATYTLVDLPPNTINPKYLANWAKETGEKYGFDVEVLGYEASKIAGLGAFLAVGKGSENEPQFIIMNYTPATEVEQIKHVGLVGKGITFDTGGLNIKTAGMVHMKCDMAGGGAVLGAMQLIADLQLPVKVTAIVPCAENSVDSKSFLPSDVIHSYSGHSIEIIDTDAEGRLVLADGLSYLIKNFKPDYIVDIATLTGSSVGTFGYECGALFTNNEEMAKKLKENGDAIGERLWPLPLWDVYKSDIESDIADVKNYSGKPVAGAISAAKFLEYFTQEHKAWAHLDVAGVTFNDDEFAKSKHATAYGVHLLTKFIENL, from the coding sequence ATGAAAACAAATACAGTAGTAAACTTAGATAATTTTTCAGGAACAATTTTAATTCCAGTTTTTGAAACCTACTCAAAAAGTATTATTCCCATAGCGTTTAATGGATTAGAAATTGCTTCCAAAGTTTTTTTTGGAAAAAAAGACACCTACTATTTAGCCGAAAAAAACGACAATACTTATATTTTTATTGGTTTAGGAAAAACGATAGATTATAAATCATTGAAAACAGTTTTTCGACGTATTTCATCTAAACAAAAAGATAATTTCAGTTCGAATATAGCTTTAGTTATACCCGAACAAATAACTCAGGATCAGGCTGAAGCTATGATTTCTGGTATGCTTTTAGGAACTTATAATTTAGGTCATTTTAAAACAGAGAAAACAGAGCATCCTTTTTTAAATCCTGATTTTACTTTGAATCTGGTTTCTGAAAAAGATTATTTGGCTACAGCCAAAAAGGGAATTAAAATAGCCAAAGCACAATTAGCAACTTATACTTTGGTCGATTTACCACCCAATACAATTAACCCAAAATATTTGGCGAATTGGGCTAAAGAGACTGGTGAAAAATATGGATTTGATGTAGAGGTCCTTGGTTATGAAGCTTCAAAAATTGCAGGTCTTGGCGCATTTTTGGCAGTAGGAAAAGGAAGTGAAAATGAGCCTCAATTTATCATTATGAATTACACTCCGGCAACTGAAGTGGAACAGATAAAACATGTTGGATTAGTGGGAAAAGGAATAACCTTTGATACTGGTGGATTAAACATAAAAACAGCAGGAATGGTTCATATGAAATGTGATATGGCTGGAGGTGGCGCAGTACTAGGAGCCATGCAACTTATAGCCGATTTGCAATTGCCTGTAAAAGTAACAGCAATTGTTCCTTGTGCTGAAAATTCAGTTGACAGTAAGTCGTTTTTACCTAGTGATGTGATTCATAGTTATAGTGGACATTCGATAGAAATCATTGATACGGATGCCGAGGGCCGACTTGTTTTGGCCGATGGATTATCGTATTTGATTAAAAATTTCAAACCGGATTATATTGTTGATATCGCCACACTTACCGGAAGCAGCGTTGGTACTTTTGGTTATGAATGTGGTGCTTTGTTTACCAATAATGAGGAAATGGCTAAGAAATTAAAAGAAAATGGAGATGCAATTGGAGAGCGTTTGTGGCCTTTACCACTTTGGGATGTTTATAAATCAGACATTGAAAGCGATATAGCTGATGTAAAAAATTATAGCGGAAAACCAGTTGCCGGAGCAATAAGCGCAGCTAAATTTTTAGAATATTTTACCCAAGAGCACAAAGCTTGGGCACATCTTGACGTTGCAGGCGTAACATTTAATGATGATGAATTTGCTAAAAGCAAACATGCAACTGCTTATGGAGTTCATTTATTAACTAAATTTATTGAAAATTTATAA
- a CDS encoding acetyl-CoA carboxylase biotin carboxylase subunit family protein yields the protein MENSKTFLCISNYFKGADFLINLKKLGNKVYLVTSEKLRDKPWPHQYIDEIFYMEGQDIDWNLEHLLLGVGNFMKSTKIDGIVALDDYDVEKATYLRENLRIDGMGQTTGRYFRDKLAMRMRAKSCAIPIPAFCSLFNDHDINTFADSIQAPWVLKPRSEASATGIIKVYDKESLWIHINEMGNNRFKYLLEQFKPGDVYHCDSLISDNKVIFSLTSKYLTTPMEISQGGGVFRSANIPYDSEDDKSIKNINKQVLSGFGLKHGAAHTEFIKCKEDGKIYFLETSSRVGGAHLAEMVAQASNINLWKEWAAIENALVKETIYALPEVKKEYAGIVLTLSKFQHPDLSSFSDQEVCFRVPLEYHAGLIVKSDKQLRILELLDDYGNRFVTDFTAVIEQKSVSKLH from the coding sequence ATGGAAAACTCTAAAACCTTCCTTTGTATTTCGAATTATTTCAAGGGTGCTGATTTTTTAATCAATTTAAAAAAGTTAGGTAACAAAGTCTATTTAGTTACAAGTGAAAAACTGAGAGACAAACCGTGGCCACATCAATATATTGATGAGATTTTTTATATGGAAGGTCAGGATATAGATTGGAATTTAGAGCATTTATTATTAGGTGTTGGGAATTTTATGAAGTCTACAAAAATTGATGGCATTGTTGCTCTCGATGATTATGATGTAGAGAAAGCAACTTATCTCCGCGAAAATCTTCGTATTGATGGTATGGGTCAAACCACAGGACGCTATTTTAGAGATAAACTAGCCATGCGTATGAGAGCAAAGAGTTGTGCCATTCCAATTCCAGCTTTTTGTTCCCTGTTTAATGATCATGACATCAATACTTTTGCTGATTCGATTCAAGCTCCGTGGGTTTTAAAACCACGTTCCGAAGCTTCAGCAACAGGTATTATAAAAGTATATGATAAAGAGAGTTTATGGATTCACATTAATGAAATGGGGAATAATAGATTCAAATATTTATTGGAGCAATTCAAACCTGGTGATGTATATCATTGTGATAGTTTGATATCAGATAACAAAGTAATCTTTAGTTTAACTTCAAAATATTTAACTACACCTATGGAAATTTCACAAGGTGGAGGAGTTTTTCGTTCTGCCAATATTCCGTATGATTCTGAAGATGACAAATCCATTAAAAATATAAATAAGCAGGTTTTGAGTGGCTTTGGACTGAAACATGGTGCTGCTCATACTGAATTTATAAAATGTAAGGAAGACGGGAAAATTTATTTTCTCGAAACTTCATCCCGCGTTGGTGGAGCGCATCTTGCAGAAATGGTCGCTCAAGCTTCAAATATAAATTTATGGAAAGAGTGGGCAGCAATTGAAAACGCATTGGTAAAAGAGACAATATACGCTTTACCAGAAGTAAAAAAAGAATACGCTGGTATTGTTTTGACTTTATCTAAATTTCAACATCCTGATTTATCATCGTTTTCAGATCAAGAAGTTTGCTTCAGAGTTCCGCTTGAATATCATGCAGGGTTAATTGTAAAATCAGATAAACAGTTACGAATTTTAGAACTATTAGACGATTACGGCAATCGTTTTGTTACTGATTTCACAGCGGTAATAGAACAAAAATCAGTTTCTAAATTGCATTGA
- a CDS encoding M1 family metallopeptidase produces MTKYFSIIFIAFLISNNTKAQGLLEHKKEIFTRQDSLRGSITKERAWWDVKYYHLDVKINPVDSTITGSNTIRYQVLQEYNRMQIDLQNPMEIYKVIQDGTSLKFKREGNAFFLELIAPQKTGSTKELIIYYGGKPKIAVNPPWDGGITWKKDSNGNPFIASSCQGLGASVWWPNKDHMYDEVESMLISVNVPKGLTDVSNGRLQSIKQMKDGTKTFNWYVSNPINNYGVNINIGDYVSFSEKYKGEKGDLDCSYYVLRNNLDKAKKQFQDVPRMLKAFEHWFGPYPFYEDSYKLVEAPYLGMEHQSSVTYGNGFQNGYRGRDLSGTGWGLKFDFIIIHESGHEWFANNITYKDIADMWIHESFTNYSESLFLEYYYGKDAGYTYVRGIRKNIENDKPIIGHYDVNNEGSSDMYYKGANMLHTLRQIVNDDVKWRTILRGLNSAFYHQTVTTKQIENYLSQQVGIDLTTIFNQYLRDTRIPTLEYFFKANKLGYRWTNCVSGFNMPVKVSLNGKEELLKPETEWKNVQADTENPKLEIDKNFYVASFNITE; encoded by the coding sequence ATGACAAAATATTTTAGCATAATTTTTATTGCATTTCTTATTTCTAATAACACAAAAGCTCAAGGTCTTCTTGAACATAAAAAAGAAATTTTTACCAGACAAGATTCATTACGAGGTAGTATTACCAAAGAAAGAGCGTGGTGGGATGTGAAATACTATCACTTAGATGTTAAAATAAATCCTGTCGATAGTACAATTACAGGTTCAAATACGATAAGATATCAAGTTCTACAAGAATACAATAGAATGCAAATTGATTTGCAGAATCCAATGGAGATATACAAAGTAATTCAGGACGGTACATCTTTAAAATTTAAAAGAGAAGGAAATGCTTTTTTTCTTGAATTGATAGCTCCTCAAAAAACAGGTTCGACAAAAGAACTTATTATTTATTATGGAGGTAAACCTAAGATAGCAGTAAATCCGCCTTGGGATGGTGGTATAACTTGGAAAAAAGATAGTAACGGGAATCCTTTTATAGCTTCTTCTTGTCAAGGATTAGGTGCCAGCGTTTGGTGGCCCAATAAAGATCATATGTATGATGAAGTAGAAAGTATGTTAATTAGTGTGAATGTTCCCAAAGGTTTGACTGATGTTTCTAATGGTCGTTTACAAAGTATAAAACAAATGAAAGATGGAACTAAAACATTTAATTGGTATGTTTCAAACCCTATCAATAATTATGGTGTAAATATAAATATAGGTGATTATGTTTCTTTTTCAGAAAAATACAAAGGAGAAAAAGGAGATTTAGATTGTTCTTATTATGTTTTGAGGAACAATTTGGACAAGGCAAAAAAACAATTTCAAGACGTTCCGAGAATGCTAAAAGCTTTTGAGCATTGGTTTGGACCTTATCCATTCTATGAAGACAGTTATAAACTAGTTGAGGCTCCTTATTTAGGGATGGAACATCAAAGTAGTGTTACATATGGAAATGGTTTTCAAAACGGATATCGAGGTAGAGATTTAAGTGGTACCGGTTGGGGTTTAAAGTTTGATTTTATTATTATTCATGAATCGGGACACGAGTGGTTTGCTAATAATATCACTTATAAGGATATTGCTGATATGTGGATTCACGAGAGTTTTACTAATTATTCTGAAAGTCTTTTCCTTGAATATTATTATGGTAAGGATGCCGGATATACTTATGTAAGAGGAATTAGAAAAAATATTGAAAATGACAAACCAATTATTGGTCATTATGATGTCAACAATGAAGGTTCAAGTGATATGTATTATAAAGGGGCAAATATGTTGCACACTTTACGTCAAATTGTCAACGATGATGTAAAATGGAGAACAATTTTAAGGGGTTTGAACAGTGCTTTTTATCATCAAACGGTTACCACGAAACAAATTGAAAATTACTTAAGCCAACAGGTTGGTATTGATTTAACAACGATTTTTAATCAATATTTAAGAGATACCAGAATTCCTACATTAGAATATTTTTTCAAGGCCAACAAACTTGGATATCGTTGGACAAATTGTGTTTCGGGATTTAATATGCCAGTGAAAGTATCTCTAAACGGTAAAGAAGAATTGCTAAAACCAGAAACGGAATGGAAGAATGTTCAGGCAGATACAGAAAATCCAAAACTTGAAATTGATAAAAACTTTTATGTAGCCAGTTTTAATATTACAGAATGA
- a CDS encoding AraC family transcriptional regulator, giving the protein MKIVFEDIKRLAGSSFRILVNPKLNDFYYWHFHPEFELTFIEAPLGTRRIGNHVGQFEGSDLVFIGSNIPHLNFDYGIKTEYEKVVLQIKQDFFKNDFITTPELASIYQLFQNSKRVICFNGITKESVGKRLKKIHHLPNFEQFVEVLSLFQMLAISDEITYLYEAPFDDFYNNKEQTRLKVVYTFIENNFQRNITIEEMGELTHLSKAAFCRYFKKMTRLTFTEFLNQYRIEQAKRLLKSDKNVTETCYECGFESLSYFNRIFKKVVGENPIQFKKR; this is encoded by the coding sequence ATGAAAATTGTTTTTGAAGACATCAAACGTTTAGCAGGAAGTTCATTTCGAATTTTAGTTAATCCCAAACTAAATGATTTTTATTATTGGCATTTTCATCCTGAATTTGAATTAACTTTTATTGAAGCACCACTCGGCACAAGGCGCATAGGCAATCATGTGGGACAATTTGAAGGTTCAGATTTGGTTTTTATAGGTTCTAATATTCCGCATTTAAATTTTGATTATGGAATCAAAACCGAATATGAAAAAGTAGTTTTACAAATCAAACAAGATTTTTTCAAAAATGATTTTATTACAACACCGGAACTGGCTTCAATTTATCAATTATTTCAAAATTCAAAAAGGGTAATTTGTTTTAATGGAATAACAAAAGAATCTGTTGGAAAACGATTAAAAAAAATTCATCATTTACCCAACTTTGAACAATTTGTAGAAGTCTTATCTTTATTTCAAATGTTGGCCATATCAGATGAAATAACCTATTTGTACGAAGCTCCATTCGATGATTTTTATAACAATAAAGAACAAACTCGATTGAAGGTTGTCTATACTTTTATTGAAAATAATTTTCAAAGAAACATAACCATTGAAGAAATGGGAGAACTGACGCATTTATCTAAAGCTGCTTTTTGTCGCTATTTCAAGAAAATGACACGCTTGACGTTTACTGAATTTCTGAATCAATATAGAATAGAACAAGCAAAACGGCTTTTGAAAAGTGATAAAAATGTAACTGAAACCTGCTACGAATGCGGCTTTGAAAGTCTTTCTTATTTTAATCGAATATTTAAGAAAGTAGTAGGTGAAAATCCTATTCAGTTTAAGAAAAGATAA